A stretch of the Dehalococcoidales bacterium genome encodes the following:
- a CDS encoding C-GCAxxG-C-C family protein encodes MKELDEKARRYLEISGNCAQSSFLALSEQFGLGDGTTLKALTPFPGIARRGETCGAVTGSVLVLGLVYGRDRLDDWEGYLRSLRPSRAFCRAFEKEFSSTMCGGILKLLFGRAYNLANPVEAEEWRKAGSTEKCSTVVAGACRMAAEIIMEKQT; translated from the coding sequence ATGAAAGAGCTTGATGAGAAGGCAAGACGGTACCTTGAAATATCTGGAAACTGTGCGCAGTCTTCCTTTCTGGCACTGAGCGAGCAGTTCGGATTGGGTGACGGGACAACCCTGAAGGCACTGACGCCGTTTCCCGGTATTGCCCGGAGAGGTGAGACCTGCGGTGCTGTGACTGGTAGTGTTTTAGTATTGGGACTGGTGTATGGACGTGACCGACTGGACGATTGGGAAGGGTATCTCAGGTCGCTGCGCCCGAGTCGGGCATTCTGCCGTGCCTTTGAGAAGGAGTTCAGCAGTACCATGTGTGGTGGAATCCTGAAACTGTTATTTGGCAGAGCTTATAACCTGGCAAACCCGGTTGAAGCCGAGGAGTGGCGAAAAGCCGGCTCCACGGAGAAATGTTCCACTGTTGTGGCCGGGGCCTGCCGCATGGCTGCCGAGATAATTATGGAGAAGCAGACGTGA